A genome region from Archaeoglobus fulgidus DSM 4304 includes the following:
- a CDS encoding antitoxin family protein, protein MPKIIEAIYENGVFKPLQKVDLKEGEKAKIVLESISDKTFGILKASETEIKKVLEEIDDFWGVC, encoded by the coding sequence ATGCCCAAAATAATCGAAGCCATTTACGAGAACGGCGTGTTTAAGCCCCTCCAAAAGGTTGACTTGAAGGAGGGGGAAAAAGCCAAAATCGTTTTGGAATCCATCTCTGACAAGACGTTTGGTATTCTAAAGGCCAGCGAGACGGAAATAAAAAAGGTTCTGGAGGAAATAGATGACTTCTGGGGTGTTTGTTGA
- a CDS encoding type II toxin-antitoxin system VapC family toxin: MTSGVFVDTNILVRHLAGDQKAKKLIDQIEIGEIRGYINQIVVSEVVFVYMRLLTKLDAKTLKRNHEIICKIDLEPVYEILSIFVELQSSNLITVESRKIMSRYGLLPNDALIAATCKHYGIRKIATFDEDFRRVDFLQVVEL; the protein is encoded by the coding sequence ATGACTTCTGGGGTGTTTGTTGATACAAATATTTTGGTAAGACACCTTGCTGGGGATCAAAAGGCAAAGAAATTAATAGATCAAATTGAGATCGGGGAAATTCGCGGATATATTAACCAAATCGTGGTTTCGGAAGTTGTCTTTGTGTACATGAGACTGTTGACAAAATTAGACGCAAAAACGCTGAAGAGAAATCATGAGATTATCTGCAAAATTGACCTTGAGCCAGTTTACGAGATTCTAAGCATTTTTGTCGAATTACAATCTTCCAATTTGATTACGGTTGAATCTCGGAAAATAATGTCGAGATACGGGCTTTTACCAAACGACGCGTTAATCGCTGCAACATGCAAGCATTATGGCATCAGGAAGATTGCAACTTTCGATGAAGATTTCAGGAGGGTTGACTTTCTGCAGGTCGTAGAGCTTTGA
- a CDS encoding antitoxin family protein has protein sequence MPKIIEAIYENGVFKPLQKVNFRPGSKVRIVIQEDKKEILRKYKGVFGKAEVEELREYEGEVML, from the coding sequence ATGCCCAAAATAATCGAAGCCATCTACGAAAACGGAGTTTTCAAGCCCCTCCAGAAGGTGAATTTCAGACCGGGATCCAAAGTAAGAATTGTGATTCAAGAAGACAAAAAAGAAATCCTGCGAAAATACAAGGGTGTTTTCGGAAAAGCAGAGGTGGAGGAGTTGAGAGAATACGAAGGGGAGGTAATGCTTTGA
- a CDS encoding type II toxin-antitoxin system VapC family toxin: protein MIVLDTNIFYNFLFETNLTEKSERILETYEPLFSTFTVWNETIYVVSRKLAEIKFGIKSYVKFRKLVAEEGYSFCAKEIEAFESVIRDLNITVLRDYQNPREISEIMSKFKLLPNDALIAATCRHYGIRKIATFDEDFRRVDFLEVVEP from the coding sequence TTGATCGTTTTGGATACCAACATTTTCTACAACTTCCTCTTCGAAACGAACTTGACCGAAAAATCTGAAAGAATTCTCGAAACCTACGAACCGCTGTTCTCGACTTTCACTGTTTGGAACGAGACGATTTACGTAGTTTCAAGAAAGCTTGCCGAGATAAAATTTGGAATAAAATCGTATGTAAAGTTCAGGAAATTAGTGGCAGAGGAAGGATACAGTTTCTGTGCCAAGGAGATAGAGGCTTTTGAAAGTGTAATTCGAGACTTAAACATAACAGTCTTGAGAGACTATCAAAATCCGCGGGAAATATCGGAAATCATGAGCAAATTCAAATTACTTCCGAACGATGCCCTGATAGCTGCAACCTGCAGGCATTACGGGATAAGGAAGATCGCCACCTTCGATGAAGACTTCAGGCGAGTAGATTTTCTTGAGGTTGTTGAGCCTTAG
- a CDS encoding type II toxin-antitoxin system VapC family toxin, with protein MSEKCFIDTTVILEVILRKEFKILEKLSEYVLHTSVNVLEEASFKIIFVSVVDELSVSRVNIFKVKDSFEKGIGSSLTETRLHALNVLKDALKIIEIDEHIFDMAKKIILEYKLLPNDALIAATCKHYGIKKIATFDEDFRRLDFLEVLGL; from the coding sequence ATGTCGGAAAAATGCTTTATTGATACCACAGTGATTCTCGAAGTCATCTTAAGGAAAGAGTTCAAGATTTTAGAGAAACTGTCGGAATACGTTCTCCATACATCTGTAAACGTTCTTGAGGAGGCATCTTTCAAGATCATCTTTGTAAGCGTGGTTGACGAACTCTCCGTTAGCCGTGTCAACATTTTCAAAGTTAAGGATAGCTTTGAGAAAGGTATAGGTTCATCCCTAACTGAAACGAGGCTTCACGCACTAAATGTGCTTAAGGATGCTCTGAAAATCATAGAAATCGACGAACACATTTTTGATATGGCCAAGAAAATAATTCTGGAGTATAAGCTCTTGCCAAACGACGCCTTAATAGCTGCCACCTGTAAGCATTACGGCATAAAGAAAATTGCAACTTTCGATGAGGATTTCAGGAGGCTTGATTTTCTTGAAGTACTTGGACTCTAA
- a CDS encoding antitoxin family protein — translation MPKVIEAVYENGVFKPLQKVDLKEGEKVKVELKESVVESVAGILKVSDEKVKKALEMIEYGEDIY, via the coding sequence ATGCCAAAAGTAATAGAAGCCGTGTATGAGAATGGCGTGTTCAAACCGTTACAGAAGGTTGACTTGAAGGAGGGGGAAAAGGTTAAGGTGGAGCTAAAGGAGAGTGTTGTGGAGTCTGTGGCTGGAATTCTCAAAGTGAGCGATGAAAAGGTGAAAAAAGCCCTTGAAATGATTGAGTATGGAGAAGATATTTATTGA
- a CDS encoding PIN domain-containing protein, with protein sequence MFLETVYVYLILTTDKGPLTLRKRPELIENVNLEPVLRVFEIIDMLPTDRIAKEYIVELIGKFGLLPNDALIAATCKHYEDFRQVDFLEVVEP encoded by the coding sequence GTGTTTCTGGAAACTGTTTACGTTTACCTGATCCTTACAACGGATAAAGGTCCGCTAACCTTAAGAAAGAGGCCAGAGCTAATTGAGAATGTAAATCTGGAGCCAGTTCTGAGAGTTTTTGAGATTATCGACATGCTGCCAACTGACAGGATTGCCAAAGAATACATAGTTGAACTTATTGGAAAATTTGGATTGCTGCCAAACGATGCCTTAATCGCAGCAACCTGCAAGCACTATGAAGATTTCAGGCAAGTGGATTTCCTTGAAGTTGTAGAGCCTTGA
- a CDS encoding glycosyltransferase family 2 protein: MLTFIVVNYNGEKYLKECLNSIINQTYRKLRVLVIDNGSTDGSRDILRNFEDYYSRFEVIRNEENLGFAKAANQGIEMANTKFVALVNNDAFLERNWAEEMLKAADDLRAGIFASKILFEDGRINSAGHAIHRGLAVMERGFLEKDEGQFDEPCYVAGACAAAAMYRRSLFEDVGLFDEDYFMYNEDVDLSLRALIRGWKILYVPTAIAYHLHSASTGFLSDFSVYYNSRNWVWSVVKNVPRDLLLREFPYFILRNFSSMLFFCLRGNFAILKSKIDAIRELRKFLEKRREVQQKVRFKAVEDYIEGLGFGKALKVARLAGVLR, from the coding sequence ATGCTGACCTTCATAGTGGTTAACTACAACGGGGAAAAATACCTGAAAGAATGCCTGAATTCCATAATAAACCAGACTTACAGAAAACTCAGAGTTCTGGTGATAGACAACGGTTCAACAGATGGATCCAGAGATATTTTGAGGAATTTTGAGGATTATTACTCTCGGTTTGAGGTTATTCGGAATGAGGAGAATTTGGGGTTTGCCAAGGCTGCCAATCAGGGAATTGAAATGGCAAACACTAAATTCGTTGCCCTCGTAAACAACGATGCCTTTCTGGAAAGAAACTGGGCAGAAGAGATGCTGAAGGCTGCAGATGATTTAAGGGCGGGAATCTTTGCATCCAAAATACTGTTTGAGGACGGGCGAATAAACTCGGCGGGACATGCAATACACAGAGGTCTGGCTGTGATGGAGAGGGGGTTTTTGGAGAAGGATGAGGGGCAGTTTGACGAGCCTTGCTACGTTGCCGGAGCATGCGCTGCGGCTGCAATGTATCGCAGAAGCCTTTTCGAGGACGTGGGTTTGTTTGATGAGGACTACTTCATGTATAACGAGGATGTGGATTTGAGTTTAAGAGCATTGATTAGAGGTTGGAAGATTCTGTACGTTCCAACGGCCATAGCTTATCACCTACACTCAGCATCTACGGGCTTCTTATCGGATTTCTCTGTGTATTACAACAGCAGGAACTGGGTGTGGAGTGTGGTTAAGAACGTGCCCAGGGATTTACTTCTGAGGGAGTTTCCTTACTTCATCCTGAGAAATTTCAGCTCGATGCTGTTCTTCTGCCTGAGGGGCAATTTTGCAATTTTGAAGTCAAAAATCGACGCTATCAGAGAGCTCAGGAAGTTTCTGGAGAAGAGGAGGGAAGTTCAGCAAAAAGTGAGGTTTAAGGCAGTTGAAGACTACATCGAGGGGCTTGGTTTTGGCAAGGCTCTGAAGGTTGCGAGGTTAGCAGGGGTTCTCCGATAG
- a CDS encoding glycosyltransferase family 2 protein — MRTVYAIVVNYNNFDDTAECIDSLLNQTYPCRVVVVDNGSEREVIEKLRRKYPQVEMLELGENRGYAGGCNAGIRAVIDKADYVLISNNDVVFERDAVERMVSEMEEDETIAACQPVVKYYGDERIWSAGTRIFLGYPVLHLKNKMVEVEISFDSPFGLVGCAMLIRSSALKDVGFFDEELFMMHEETEWCIRARKKGYRLAVCKAVVRHKVSASLGLFSPHYLYYTARNWLIVARRAGKAMFFYALITEPLRVLYYLVRLKRKGDIIQYLKGVVHGILSRKGRRC; from the coding sequence ATGAGGACTGTTTACGCAATCGTTGTGAACTACAACAATTTCGATGATACCGCTGAATGCATAGACTCCCTCTTGAACCAGACATATCCGTGCAGGGTAGTTGTGGTGGACAACGGATCGGAGAGAGAGGTGATAGAGAAGCTCAGAAGGAAGTATCCTCAGGTTGAAATGCTAGAACTCGGTGAGAACAGGGGGTATGCGGGAGGTTGCAATGCTGGCATTAGAGCTGTTATTGACAAAGCCGATTACGTGCTGATTTCCAACAACGACGTGGTTTTTGAGAGGGATGCAGTAGAAAGAATGGTCTCAGAGATGGAAGAAGATGAGACAATTGCAGCCTGTCAGCCTGTGGTGAAGTACTACGGCGACGAAAGAATATGGTCTGCTGGCACACGCATTTTTCTTGGATATCCTGTTTTGCATTTGAAGAACAAGATGGTTGAGGTTGAGATAAGTTTCGACTCTCCTTTTGGGCTTGTTGGATGTGCGATGCTGATAAGAAGCTCGGCTTTGAAGGACGTGGGCTTCTTTGACGAGGAGCTTTTCATGATGCACGAGGAGACGGAGTGGTGCATAAGAGCGAGGAAGAAGGGTTACAGGCTCGCCGTATGCAAAGCTGTGGTGAGACACAAGGTATCTGCCTCCCTGGGACTGTTCAGCCCCCATTATCTTTACTATACTGCCAGAAACTGGCTGATAGTGGCGAGAAGAGCTGGAAAAGCGATGTTTTTCTATGCGCTGATTACCGAGCCGCTGAGGGTTTTATACTATTTGGTGAGGCTGAAGAGGAAAGGTGACATCATCCAATACCTTAAAGGGGTGGTTCACGGAATTTTAAGTAGGAAAGGGAGAAGATGCTGA
- a CDS encoding dTDP-4-dehydrorhamnose 3,5-epimerase family protein, which produces MLPGIVVKPLKTFADERGFFTEIMRRDWDVFEDEILQANMSVTYPGIVRAWHKHERGQVDYFVCIGGAIKICAYDDETQELAEIVSTGKNLQVVRVPGHYWHGFKAIGVEPAVLVYFVSRLYDYENPDEVRRPWNDSTIVPAKINGREDDPRCGKPWDWFYPPHK; this is translated from the coding sequence ATGCTGCCAGGTATCGTTGTTAAACCGCTCAAAACCTTCGCAGACGAGAGGGGTTTCTTCACGGAGATAATGCGAAGAGACTGGGATGTTTTTGAGGATGAAATCCTTCAGGCGAACATGTCCGTGACCTATCCGGGAATCGTGAGGGCTTGGCACAAGCATGAGAGGGGGCAGGTGGACTACTTCGTCTGCATAGGCGGGGCGATAAAGATATGTGCCTACGATGATGAAACTCAGGAGCTGGCAGAAATAGTTTCGACGGGCAAAAACCTTCAGGTTGTGAGGGTGCCGGGACATTACTGGCACGGCTTCAAGGCGATTGGGGTGGAGCCTGCAGTGCTGGTGTATTTCGTCAGCAGACTGTATGACTACGAGAATCCCGACGAGGTGAGGAGGCCCTGGAACGACTCCACAATTGTGCCTGCAAAGATAAACGGCAGGGAAGACGACCCTCGCTGCGGAAAGCCGTGGGACTGGTTTTATCCTCCGCATAAATGA
- the rfbD gene encoding dTDP-4-dehydrorhamnose reductase, translated as MKVAVIGAKGQLGTDLVDVLKEEFTVYPLTHEDVDVAVSESLEVLRDIHPDVIINTAAYVRVDDAENHAEKAFAVNAIGALNVARISSEIDAVNIYISTDYVFDGEKGEPYVETDKPNPINVYGASKYAGEILTKNYSEKHYVIRVASLYGKAGASGKGGNFVNWVVDMARKGQELRIVADQFMSPTYTKDVALAVREFLKLRPDYGIYHMVNDGYCSWFEFTKAIFEILDWDVEIQPIKSSELNRLARRPAFSALQNYKLERIGIKMRHWREALRDYLAEKGLV; from the coding sequence ATGAAGGTAGCGGTAATAGGAGCCAAAGGCCAGCTTGGAACGGACCTTGTTGACGTTCTTAAGGAGGAGTTCACAGTTTATCCGCTTACTCATGAGGATGTTGATGTTGCAGTGTCTGAAAGCCTTGAAGTGCTGAGAGACATCCACCCCGACGTTATCATAAACACCGCTGCCTATGTCAGAGTTGATGATGCGGAGAATCATGCGGAAAAGGCCTTTGCGGTCAACGCCATCGGGGCGCTTAATGTGGCCAGAATCTCTTCGGAAATTGATGCGGTTAACATTTACATCAGTACAGACTACGTTTTCGATGGTGAGAAGGGAGAGCCCTATGTCGAGACAGATAAGCCAAATCCTATAAACGTTTACGGAGCGAGCAAGTATGCCGGAGAAATTCTCACGAAAAACTACTCGGAAAAACACTACGTGATCAGGGTTGCAAGTCTATACGGGAAGGCCGGGGCGAGCGGAAAGGGCGGTAACTTCGTAAACTGGGTGGTGGATATGGCGAGAAAGGGGCAGGAGCTGAGGATTGTTGCGGACCAGTTTATGAGCCCCACCTATACCAAGGACGTGGCCCTCGCTGTTAGAGAGTTTCTCAAACTCCGCCCCGACTACGGAATTTACCACATGGTAAACGACGGATACTGCTCGTGGTTTGAGTTTACGAAGGCAATATTCGAAATTCTCGACTGGGATGTGGAAATTCAGCCAATAAAGTCGAGCGAGCTTAACAGATTGGCGAGAAGGCCAGCTTTCTCTGCCCTGCAAAACTACAAACTCGAAAGAATTGGCATTAAGATGAGGCACTGGAGGGAAGCTTTAAGAGATTATTTAGCTGAGAAGGGTTTGGTTTGA
- the rfbB gene encoding dTDP-glucose 4,6-dehydratase, protein MRILVTGGMGFIGSNFVRYALAHHQVEILNLDALKYGSNPENLKDLAEDERYSFIKGDINDYELVSDLIKKVDAVVNFAAESHVDRSISSPYAFIESNFLGVYTILEAVRKCNPEVRLVHVSTDEVYGDIEKGSFTEKDGLMPSSPYSASKAAADMLVLGYARTYNLNASITRCTNNYGPYQFPEKLIPKTIIRAKMNLSVPIYGTGMNVRDWIYVEDHCRAVWEVMEKGERREVYNISSGEERTNLEIVKTILEIMGKDESLIEYVEDRPGHDVRYSLDSWKIMRELKWRPKISFEEGIRRTVEWYLQNEWWWRPLADERILHPTPWKLRW, encoded by the coding sequence ATGAGAATTCTTGTTACGGGAGGAATGGGGTTCATCGGCTCCAACTTCGTTAGGTACGCTCTTGCTCACCACCAGGTAGAGATTCTGAACCTCGATGCTCTGAAGTACGGCTCCAATCCGGAAAATCTGAAAGACTTGGCAGAGGATGAGAGATACAGCTTCATCAAAGGGGATATAAACGACTATGAACTCGTCTCTGATCTGATTAAGAAGGTAGATGCGGTGGTGAACTTCGCTGCAGAGAGCCATGTGGACAGGAGTATATCCAGTCCCTATGCCTTCATCGAGAGTAACTTTCTTGGAGTGTATACGATTCTCGAAGCAGTGAGAAAGTGCAATCCTGAGGTAAGATTGGTGCACGTCAGCACGGATGAGGTTTACGGGGACATTGAAAAAGGCTCCTTTACGGAAAAGGACGGGTTGATGCCTTCCTCACCCTACTCAGCAAGTAAAGCTGCTGCAGACATGCTGGTCCTCGGCTATGCAAGGACTTACAACCTAAACGCATCCATTACAAGGTGCACGAACAACTATGGGCCCTATCAATTCCCGGAAAAACTGATTCCGAAGACCATAATAAGGGCAAAAATGAATCTGAGCGTCCCAATCTACGGAACCGGAATGAACGTGAGGGACTGGATTTACGTCGAGGACCACTGTAGAGCAGTCTGGGAGGTTATGGAGAAGGGGGAGAGAAGAGAAGTTTACAACATTTCAAGCGGAGAGGAAAGAACGAACCTTGAGATTGTAAAAACGATTCTGGAAATCATGGGGAAAGACGAGAGCCTGATTGAGTATGTTGAGGATAGACCAGGACATGACGTTCGCTACTCCCTCGACTCGTGGAAGATAATGAGAGAGCTGAAATGGAGGCCAAAGATTAGCTTTGAAGAAGGGATAAGGAGGACTGTTGAGTGGTACCTGCAAAACGAGTGGTGGTGGAGGCCTCTGGCTGATGAGAGGATTTTGCATCCCACGCCATGGAAGCTGAGATGGTAG
- a CDS encoding glucose-1-phosphate thymidylyltransferase has protein sequence MKGVLLHGGAGTRLRPLTFTGPKQLIPVANKPVSQYCLEDMIGAGIKEVAIILGETYPEMVEEHYGDGSRFGCKITYIHQGKPLGIAHAVYLAKDFVGDEKFVVYLGDNLIQDGIKEYVKRFDEEDFDAFILLKEVEDPRAFGVAKFEGERLVGLIEKPKEPPSNYAVIGVYMFKPVVFDIIKDLKPSWRGELEITDTLQKMIENGYNVGYAKLKGWWFDTGKAEDILKVNATILDERAKRSVKGEVLASQIEGRVEVGEGAKITNSIVRGPAVIGEDCIIENSFIGPYTSVGERTVIKNSSLEYCIVLSESIIEGVERIEESLIGRKVRIRKNDRKRFLRFTIGDYSEILL, from the coding sequence GTGAAGGGCGTACTGCTTCACGGTGGTGCCGGCACCCGATTAAGACCACTAACCTTTACGGGGCCAAAGCAGCTGATTCCCGTAGCCAACAAGCCGGTTTCCCAGTATTGCCTTGAGGACATGATTGGTGCAGGAATCAAAGAGGTAGCCATAATTTTGGGGGAGACCTATCCAGAAATGGTGGAAGAGCACTACGGAGATGGTTCGAGGTTCGGATGCAAGATTACATACATCCATCAGGGTAAGCCACTCGGTATTGCTCATGCAGTCTATCTTGCCAAAGACTTCGTCGGTGATGAAAAGTTTGTAGTTTATCTCGGCGACAACCTGATTCAGGATGGTATAAAGGAATACGTTAAGAGATTTGACGAGGAAGATTTTGACGCCTTCATACTTCTCAAGGAGGTTGAGGATCCAAGAGCCTTTGGTGTTGCCAAGTTTGAGGGCGAGAGACTGGTCGGACTCATTGAGAAGCCAAAAGAACCTCCAAGCAACTACGCGGTAATTGGTGTATATATGTTCAAACCAGTTGTTTTTGACATAATCAAAGACCTAAAACCGAGCTGGAGAGGAGAACTTGAAATCACCGACACGCTACAAAAAATGATTGAAAACGGTTACAATGTGGGATATGCTAAACTGAAGGGTTGGTGGTTCGACACAGGCAAGGCAGAGGACATACTGAAGGTGAACGCAACGATTCTCGATGAGAGGGCAAAAAGGAGTGTAAAGGGAGAGGTTTTGGCGTCGCAAATTGAGGGAAGAGTTGAGGTTGGAGAAGGGGCAAAAATAACTAACAGCATCGTAAGGGGGCCAGCGGTCATCGGGGAAGACTGCATAATCGAGAACTCGTTCATCGGGCCCTACACGAGCGTTGGTGAAAGAACGGTCATTAAAAACAGCTCGCTTGAATACTGCATAGTTCTCAGCGAGTCAATTATCGAGGGTGTGGAGAGAATTGAGGAGAGTCTCATTGGGAGGAAAGTCAGAATCAGAAAGAACGACAGAAAGAGGTTCCTAAGATTCACCATTGGGGATTACTCCGAGATCCTGCTTTGA
- a CDS encoding glycosyltransferase family 4 protein: MEVVFIYDAVYPWVKGGVEKRIYEIGKRLSHWGFRVKWLCAGWWGKEQRKLEGIELIPVCGPLRLYSGERRSISSALSFALSLAKNAKINADVLDCQVFPYLSVFPFFRRRNLVLTWHEYWGDYWKEYLGYAGLFGRQIERIVASLDRKMVAVSETTARNLLNLGVKNVEVIPNGIDFEFIRRVEASEESLDVVFAGRLIKEKGADLLIKAMKLLPDYSCLIVGEGPEKASLIKSAPENVKFAGFMNYGYLIATLKSAKVFVLPSRREGFGIAALEANACGLPVVTINHPMNAVVEIARETGFIASPSPQDIAEKIKIAMESRKKMRRRCVDYARKFDWSVIAKKMADFYDNCGSSD; this comes from the coding sequence GTGGAAGTTGTGTTCATTTACGACGCAGTTTACCCTTGGGTAAAGGGCGGGGTTGAAAAAAGGATTTACGAGATAGGTAAAAGGCTCTCCCATTGGGGATTCAGAGTTAAATGGCTCTGTGCCGGGTGGTGGGGCAAAGAGCAGAGAAAATTAGAAGGGATTGAGCTGATACCCGTTTGCGGTCCCTTGAGGCTTTACTCGGGAGAGAGGAGAAGTATCAGCTCAGCTCTTTCATTTGCGTTGAGTCTGGCAAAGAACGCAAAAATCAATGCAGACGTTCTGGACTGCCAGGTTTTCCCATATCTTTCGGTTTTTCCCTTCTTCAGGAGAAGGAATTTGGTGCTCACGTGGCACGAGTATTGGGGGGACTACTGGAAGGAGTATCTGGGATATGCGGGATTATTTGGCAGGCAAATTGAGAGAATTGTTGCTTCACTCGACAGAAAGATGGTTGCGGTATCTGAAACAACCGCCCGAAACCTCCTGAATCTTGGTGTGAAAAATGTTGAGGTAATTCCCAACGGAATCGACTTTGAATTTATAAGGAGGGTCGAAGCGTCTGAAGAATCACTGGATGTGGTTTTTGCAGGCAGGCTGATAAAGGAGAAAGGTGCTGATTTGCTAATCAAAGCGATGAAGCTCCTCCCTGATTACAGTTGCCTTATTGTAGGTGAGGGGCCGGAAAAAGCCAGTTTAATCAAGTCAGCTCCCGAAAATGTCAAGTTTGCTGGCTTTATGAACTATGGGTATCTGATAGCGACGCTGAAAAGCGCAAAGGTTTTTGTTCTTCCCTCCAGAAGAGAGGGTTTCGGAATTGCAGCCCTCGAAGCTAACGCCTGCGGTCTGCCTGTTGTTACTATAAACCACCCAATGAATGCTGTGGTGGAGATTGCGAGAGAAACCGGGTTCATAGCCTCACCTTCTCCCCAAGACATTGCCGAAAAAATTAAAATTGCGATGGAGTCAAGGAAAAAAATGAGGAGAAGATGTGTGGATTACGCCAGAAAGTTCGACTGGAGCGTTATAGCAAAAAAGATGGCTGATTTCTATGATAACTGTGGTTCTTCCGACTAA
- a CDS encoding glycosyltransferase family 2 protein, which produces MITVVLPTKNEEKAIEEIVKKCLVVGVKEIIVVDDSTDSTPEIAEKLGCRVIKNVKGYGNAYLEGLKHASGDIIVLMDADGTYDPAEIPKLVEPILRDEADVVIGSRFKGKIMPGAMPWHHKYLGNPLLTKLTNFLFGTGFSDVHSGFRAIKKSSLSQLDLKCPGMEFATEFVLKTTMSGLRLLEVPVTYYPRKGDSKLRSFRDGWRHLRLILATSPGHVFLIPSIFLTLIGVAVMTYVLTFEPIRTHTLILGTLLTLIGIQTFFFGVSGKLYSRQIGFRRDDRITSFFSRYSTIEGLMLAGLAILALGFYLGYRIVSFWLAKGFGSLDEFNDAILSMLLIFSGFQIILSSLFLSMFLLNESNGEKVILKS; this is translated from the coding sequence ATGATAACTGTGGTTCTTCCGACTAAAAACGAGGAGAAGGCGATTGAGGAAATAGTGAAAAAATGTTTGGTGGTTGGGGTTAAGGAGATAATCGTTGTAGATGACTCTACCGACTCAACGCCGGAAATTGCGGAAAAGCTTGGATGCAGGGTGATAAAGAACGTCAAAGGTTACGGCAATGCCTACTTGGAGGGTTTAAAGCATGCAAGTGGTGATATCATTGTTCTGATGGATGCAGACGGAACCTACGACCCAGCTGAGATACCTAAACTTGTTGAGCCAATTTTAAGGGATGAGGCGGATGTTGTTATCGGCAGCAGGTTTAAAGGCAAAATAATGCCCGGCGCTATGCCCTGGCACCACAAATATTTGGGAAACCCCCTCCTCACAAAGCTAACAAACTTCCTGTTCGGGACGGGATTCAGCGATGTCCACAGCGGTTTTAGGGCAATAAAAAAAAGTTCACTCTCCCAACTCGACCTCAAATGTCCGGGAATGGAGTTTGCAACGGAATTTGTTCTCAAAACAACGATGAGCGGTTTGAGACTGCTGGAGGTTCCCGTAACATACTACCCCCGGAAGGGAGATAGCAAGCTGAGGTCGTTCAGGGATGGTTGGAGGCATCTCAGGCTAATTCTCGCCACCTCTCCAGGCCATGTTTTTCTAATCCCATCCATATTTCTGACTTTAATCGGCGTTGCAGTCATGACCTACGTCCTGACCTTTGAACCGATAAGGACACATACTCTGATTCTCGGAACACTTTTAACTCTCATTGGTATCCAGACCTTCTTTTTCGGCGTTTCGGGAAAGCTGTACTCAAGGCAGATTGGATTCAGGAGAGACGATAGAATAACGTCTTTTTTCAGCAGATACTCGACCATCGAGGGGTTAATGCTTGCTGGGTTAGCAATTCTCGCACTCGGCTTTTATCTCGGTTACAGAATAGTTTCATTCTGGCTTGCTAAAGGATTTGGGTCTTTGGACGAATTTAATGATGCAATTCTTTCCATGTTGCTCATTTTTTCAGGATTTCAGATAATCCTGAGTTCTCTTTTCCTCAGCATGTTTCTGCTGAACGAGAGCAATGGAGAAAAAGTAATATTGAAATCATAA